AACTACGATTGGGTGATCAAACATGCCGCAAAAATGGCAGTCGAACGCGCGCAAGCCCATAAACCCGGCGTTGACAACCTGACCTGGGGTTTGTTTGTCAAACATGCCGCTCAGGGATTGAGCGTTACCGGAGCAGCCGAAACAACCCAAAAAGCCCAACCCGCAGTAGAAAGTACAACCCCTGCTGCCGAAACTAAGGACATTGCTCCACCTGCTACGGTAGAGCCGGCCAAAACCGCCAAAAAGACCCGCAAGAAATAGAATGTAAAACAATACGTTCCAATACTCAGCCTCTTAACCACCGTTTCCCCCGATTACGATAAAACAGGGAACAAACGTTAAGAGGCTGTTTGTATTTAAAAACAGTCGTTGGTAAAAGCAGCCCGATTGTTAACCTTTAATCCGTTAAAAACTGAATCCCAATACCTAAAACAAGCAACTGCCGCAAGAAAGCGACTCGTTGTTTAGACAAAGCCCGATAGTGTGTGAAAGACTTAAAATGTCTTATGTTAACTTGAAGGGGTAAAAATGTGGCGAAACTCCTTGAAAAGCCCTAATATTGCAGACAATTTACGGAAACACACCACTACTCAGCAGCTATACATGGAACAAAAAATTGCCCGCCTACTGTTGTTTAAAGACCAACAGGTCATCAGACGTATTGCTGTAAAAACGGAATTTAAAGGCAGCATCACCATTGGAAGACAAGGATTTGGCGCGGTAATAGACCTTCCGGGTTCTTACATTTCCCGAAAACAAGCCGAAATCATACTGTCAGAAGACAACCGGTTGCTCATCAGAGATTTGGGCAGCACCGGAGGAACGTTTGTCAACGGGGAAAGAATTGATGAGGTCATCCTGAAAAATGGGGATGAAATTGTTTTTTCGACTGCCAACGATGGATATAAGTTAGTCATCGAATTGTTAACCCCTGAAACCGGAATCGAACCCGTTTCTGCCACAGGAAATATAACAGGTACAACCAAAAAGCCGGCATTGCCCAAGGGCATGACCGTTAGCGGACGCGATACTTCAGATATTGCCAAACTATTGGAAAACAAAGCCGAAATAACCATTGGTCGTGCCTCCGATGCCGATATTTGCCTGCCTCAGCTCACCATTACCCGCAAACATGCGGTGATAAAGAAATATCAAAACGGAAAAATAACCATTACCGACCTCGAATCGAAAAACGGCACCTTTGTCAACGGCAAACGGATTACCTACGAAACCGACCTTACCCCTAATGACGATATATTTATCGGAAACTATAAGTTCCGACTCACCAAACCTGCCGAAGACATCCGCAAACAAAACGCCATTGTGGCCGATGCCTTAACCCGGAAAGTAAACAGAGGCAACACCGTCATATTGCACGATGTCAAGTTCCGAATTCCTTCACAGGAATTTGTCGCTGTTATGGGTCCTTCCGGATGTGGAAAGTCAACACTGCTCAGAGCTTTGAACGGCGATGCACCGGCCACTACCGGAAAGGTAACCATTCACGGACTCGACCTCTACAACAACTACGACTACCTGAAGCGAATGATTGGCTATGTGCCGCAGGACGACATAGTTCACCATGAACTTAGCGTAGAGCAATCTTTGTTTTATGCTGCCAAACTGCGGCTTTCCGGCGATGTGAGTGCCGAAGATATCCGCCAAAAAATAACAGAGGTTCTGACAAACCTGAACATCAACGACCCGGAAATAAGAAACAGAAGGGTAGGAGAACTATCCGGCGGACAAAGGAAAAGAGTCTCCATTGCAGTTGAACTGCTGACCGATCCGTCAATCTTATTCTTAGACGAACCGACTTCACCCCTCGACCCGGAAACTATTGAGGATTTCTTGTTGTGTGTAAAAAGCCTGACACAGAAAGGCACCACCGTGTTGATGGTAACACACAAACCGGACGATTTGTATTATGTGGACAAGGTGATATTTTTGTCCAAAGGAGGTTACCTGACCTATTATGGTTCAAAAGAAAATTATCTCGATTATTTTGAGGCAAAAAACGTTATTGAGGTGTACGCCAAAAACGGCACACAAGAACAAGGAATGATTTGGGCAGGAAAACTCCGGGGCATGTATCCCTTGTCCGGTGAGGTTCATCGTCCTAATAATGACGTGGATAAAGTCAGGGATGAGTCGTTTTTCAAACAACTGTTCTGGCTAACGGTTCGATATTTTAACATACGGACAAACGACCGGCTCAACACCACCATTTTATTGGCACAAGCCCTGGTGATAGCAGGCTTGGTAGCATTGATTTTTAAGGAACTGGAATTGAGTGTTCTGTTTTTGATGTCTATTTCTGCAATATGGTTTGGCACCAACAATGCCGCAAAAGAAATAGTGGGAGAATTGCCGGTTTACCGGCGCGAGCGCATGTTTAACCTCAAAATAATGCCTTACATCTTCTCAAAAGTATTTGTCTTGAGTTGCTTTTCAATTTTGCAGGTCTTGGCTTTTGTTGCAATTGTGTATGTTGCGGTAGGAAACAATGCCCTGCATTTAAACCATTATTGGGGATATGTCGGCGTGATGTTTTATCTGACTTTTTCGGCAACGCTGTTGGGATTGCTCGTTTCGGCATTGGTCAACAATCAGGAAAAGGTAATGACCATTATCCCTATTGTGTTAATTCCACAAATCATCTTGTCGGGAGTAATTACCGCAATTCCCGAAGAAACTCCGGCAGAAGTCGTCAGTTACGGAATGTTGTCGCGATGGGGCACAGAAAGTTTTGCCTATGTGCAGGACTCAATTCGCAGCTATATGGCCGACCCTCAAAATCCATCGGAGTTAGTTTACCAAACGGTGGATGCGGTAGATTTTTTAAACCTTCCCAAAGCCTATATCCACGAGGTAATCGGTTGTTTGCCCGATTCGCTGTTGCTCCCAAGGGGTTTGGATGCCAATTTGTGGATAATAACCGTCATCAACCTGTTTGTTTTTATTGCCCTGTTTGTTGCGATGAAGCGAAAAGACAGTGTATAAATGACGGTATAAGTCAAAATAAATCTATGCCATAGCAGATGTATCAGATTTATGTCGTTGTTTGAAGAAAACAATTTATTTTTGAACCTTTCTGATTACCAAATAGCACCTAAAGCTTTGTTGCGCCTCATTCAATACGACCAAAACCATGTAACTTCATTTGAAAGCAGTGAAGTGATGGATATTATTCGCAAAATTGATGATTCCCGAATCAATTGGATTGATGTGGAAGCTGTCGAGGCAGAACAAATTATTGATGGATTAGCCAATTGTTTCAACCTTCACCAAATGTTGGTGGACGATATTCTCATTCACGAACATCTGCCAAAGCTCGAATTGTTTGATAACCATTTGTTTTTAACGCTACGAATGTTTTTTCAGAAAAACGGCAATTCCAAAATTGAAGAAGAACAACTGAGTATTGTTTTGGGCGATAACTATGTACTCTCCTTTCAGTCGGGGGTTGAGGGCGATGTTTTCGATTCGGTAAGAGAGCGATTAAAAACCGGTAAATCAAATTTCAAAAACCTTAAAGCCGATTACCTCTTTTATCACCTCATTGATGCCGTAGTAGTTGAGTATGTTAAAATTCTCGAAAACCTTAGGGATCAAATCGAAGATCTCGAAGACCAGATTTTAACCCAACGTCAAACCGATGAGGCACTTGTAGGTAAGATACTGACCCTTCGAAAGCAAGT
This is a stretch of genomic DNA from Sphingobacteriales bacterium. It encodes these proteins:
- the corA gene encoding magnesium/cobalt transporter CorA codes for the protein MNLSDYQIAPKALLRLIQYDQNHVTSFESSEVMDIIRKIDDSRINWIDVEAVEAEQIIDGLANCFNLHQMLVDDILIHEHLPKLELFDNHLFLTLRMFFQKNGNSKIEEEQLSIVLGDNYVLSFQSGVEGDVFDSVRERLKTGKSNFKNLKADYLFYHLIDAVVVEYVKILENLRDQIEDLEDQILTQRQTDEALVGKILTLRKQVSFVRKYTVPLKDIISKIKASPPRFIQSASVTYLQDVSDQLFMLNTNFETFREMLKDLMELYLSYLSHNMNNVMKTLTIVATVFIPLTFLAGVYGMNFDNMPELRWKYGYFMVWGIMIFIGVSMLWYMNKKHWY
- a CDS encoding FHA domain-containing protein — encoded protein: MWRNSLKSPNIADNLRKHTTTQQLYMEQKIARLLLFKDQQVIRRIAVKTEFKGSITIGRQGFGAVIDLPGSYISRKQAEIILSEDNRLLIRDLGSTGGTFVNGERIDEVILKNGDEIVFSTANDGYKLVIELLTPETGIEPVSATGNITGTTKKPALPKGMTVSGRDTSDIAKLLENKAEITIGRASDADICLPQLTITRKHAVIKKYQNGKITITDLESKNGTFVNGKRITYETDLTPNDDIFIGNYKFRLTKPAEDIRKQNAIVADALTRKVNRGNTVILHDVKFRIPSQEFVAVMGPSGCGKSTLLRALNGDAPATTGKVTIHGLDLYNNYDYLKRMIGYVPQDDIVHHELSVEQSLFYAAKLRLSGDVSAEDIRQKITEVLTNLNINDPEIRNRRVGELSGGQRKRVSIAVELLTDPSILFLDEPTSPLDPETIEDFLLCVKSLTQKGTTVLMVTHKPDDLYYVDKVIFLSKGGYLTYYGSKENYLDYFEAKNVIEVYAKNGTQEQGMIWAGKLRGMYPLSGEVHRPNNDVDKVRDESFFKQLFWLTVRYFNIRTNDRLNTTILLAQALVIAGLVALIFKELELSVLFLMSISAIWFGTNNAAKEIVGELPVYRRERMFNLKIMPYIFSKVFVLSCFSILQVLAFVAIVYVAVGNNALHLNHYWGYVGVMFYLTFSATLLGLLVSALVNNQEKVMTIIPIVLIPQIILSGVITAIPEETPAEVVSYGMLSRWGTESFAYVQDSIRSYMADPQNPSELVYQTVDAVDFLNLPKAYIHEVIGCLPDSLLLPRGLDANLWIITVINLFVFIALFVAMKRKDSV